A region from the Dinoroseobacter shibae DFL 12 = DSM 16493 genome encodes:
- a CDS encoding ester cyclase gives MARARPTVTPPNRADAPRAARALLAPLRAALYHDLGGAAGSGTTVFAPQARIRLCHPFGDVTGWQGLWQTALGPLASAMPDGERRDQIVLAGQDHDGALWLGCAGLYLGTFIAPLLGIPPTRRVVHMRYHEFFRIAEGQVVEMQAVWDLPEMMMQAGVWPLSPSLGREWCVPSPAPGDGLGPHTGDGAQACAHVVAMLAAMIRHPQEGGPEVMELDRFWHPRMMWYGPAGIGTGRGIDGFRRHHQIPFLKAMPDRGQQPEKTTSHFFAEGAYVGVTGWPNMAQTLTGDGWLGIAPAGQEVTLRSLDFWRLEEGLIRENWVLVDLLDLYAQIGVDVLARMAELRD, from the coding sequence ATGGCGAGGGCGCGCCCTACCGTGACGCCGCCGAATAGGGCCGACGCGCCGCGGGCAGCCCGGGCGTTGCTCGCGCCGCTTCGGGCGGCGCTTTACCATGATCTGGGCGGGGCTGCCGGGTCCGGGACTACCGTGTTCGCCCCGCAGGCACGTATCCGCCTGTGTCACCCATTCGGCGATGTCACCGGCTGGCAGGGGCTTTGGCAAACCGCGCTCGGCCCTTTGGCCTCTGCCATGCCTGATGGCGAACGGCGCGACCAGATCGTCCTCGCCGGACAGGACCATGACGGCGCGCTCTGGCTCGGCTGTGCGGGGCTCTATCTCGGGACGTTCATCGCTCCGTTACTGGGTATCCCTCCGACCCGGCGCGTGGTCCACATGCGCTACCACGAGTTTTTCCGCATTGCGGAGGGGCAGGTGGTCGAGATGCAGGCGGTCTGGGACCTGCCGGAGATGATGATGCAAGCCGGGGTCTGGCCGCTCTCGCCCAGCCTCGGGCGGGAATGGTGCGTACCGAGCCCCGCTCCGGGCGACGGGCTCGGGCCTCACACGGGCGACGGAGCGCAGGCGTGCGCCCATGTCGTCGCCATGCTCGCTGCGATGATCCGCCACCCGCAAGAAGGCGGCCCGGAAGTGATGGAGTTGGACCGTTTCTGGCACCCCAGGATGATGTGGTACGGCCCGGCCGGTATCGGCACCGGGCGCGGGATCGACGGGTTTCGCCGTCACCACCAGATCCCGTTTCTCAAGGCAATGCCCGACCGGGGCCAGCAGCCGGAAAAGACAACCTCCCATTTCTTTGCCGAGGGCGCCTATGTGGGCGTGACCGGCTGGCCGAACATGGCCCAGACCCTGACCGGGGACGGCTGGCTCGGCATTGCGCCTGCCGGGCAGGAGGTCACCTTGCGCTCGCTGGATTTCTGGCGGCTGGAGGAAGGGCTGATCCGCGAAAACTGGGTGCTCGTGGATCTTCTGGATCTTTATGCGCAGATCGGTGTGGATGTGCTCGCGCGCATGGCCGAACTGCGCGATTGA
- a CDS encoding LacI family DNA-binding transcriptional regulator: protein MARDRVTSLDVARVAGVSQSAVSRVFTPGASVSPKTAKKVRAAAEELGYRPNVLARSLITGQSKIIGLVVAYLDNQFYPDALERLSMALQDRGYHILVFMASGTGAQVDRVIGELLDYQVDGIITASVGMSDELTKRCNSAGIPVVMFNRGQDDARLSSVTSDNFTGAREIARFLAAGGHERIAHITGWTGSSTGRDRKAGFLAGLEDAGLAAHGIVDGHYRRAEAQAAAHALFAGAAPPDAIFVGNDHMAFAVMDTVRGELGVRIPEDVSIVGYDDVPLADWGAYRLTTWRQPSNRMVAATVELLLGLIDDADRAPEKLEIAGRLIVRDSARVPADWSENARV, encoded by the coding sequence ATGGCGCGGGACCGGGTCACATCGCTGGACGTCGCGCGGGTTGCGGGGGTCAGCCAGTCCGCGGTCAGCCGGGTCTTCACCCCCGGTGCATCCGTCTCGCCCAAAACCGCCAAGAAGGTCCGCGCCGCCGCCGAGGAGCTGGGCTACCGCCCGAACGTGCTTGCGCGGTCGCTCATCACGGGCCAGTCAAAGATCATCGGGCTGGTGGTCGCCTATCTCGACAACCAGTTCTACCCGGACGCGCTGGAACGCCTGTCCATGGCGCTGCAGGATCGTGGCTATCACATCCTCGTTTTCATGGCCTCCGGCACGGGCGCGCAGGTGGACCGGGTGATTGGCGAACTGCTGGATTACCAGGTCGACGGTATCATCACCGCTTCGGTCGGCATGTCGGACGAGTTGACCAAACGCTGCAACTCCGCCGGCATCCCCGTGGTGATGTTCAACCGCGGCCAGGATGATGCGCGCCTGTCTTCCGTCACCTCGGACAACTTCACCGGCGCGCGCGAGATCGCCCGCTTTCTCGCAGCGGGCGGGCACGAACGCATCGCCCATATCACCGGCTGGACCGGGTCGAGCACCGGACGCGACCGAAAGGCCGGGTTCCTCGCAGGGCTCGAGGATGCAGGCCTCGCCGCTCACGGTATCGTCGACGGGCACTACCGGCGGGCGGAGGCGCAAGCGGCTGCGCACGCGCTCTTTGCAGGCGCGGCACCACCGGACGCGATCTTCGTCGGCAATGACCACATGGCGTTTGCCGTGATGGACACCGTGCGCGGGGAGCTGGGCGTCAGGATCCCCGAGGATGTGTCCATCGTGGGCTACGATGATGTGCCGCTGGCGGATTGGGGCGCGTACCGGCTGACCACATGGCGGCAACCTTCGAACCGCATGGTGGCCGCGACAGTCGAGCTGCTGCTGGGGTTGATCGACGATGCGGACCGCGCGCCCGAAAAACTGGAAATCGCAGGGCGGCTGATCGTGCGCGACAGCGCGCGGGTGCCCGCGGATTGGAGTGAAAATGCAAGGGTTTGA
- a CDS encoding ester cyclase has protein sequence MQGFDPKFRDFPDYIIGITKEIWEDRGIATLHHYYAPDIVVRSPASVVIGNQGVIAATMATLAEFPDRTLLGEDVIWSGTPEEGMLSSHRLLSTATHLGDGVYGAATGKPLVYRIIADCHARNNQIDDEWLIRDQGAIVRQMGWEPKAFAADQIAREGGPEVCVKPLTPATDRVGPYTGRGNDNEWGARYADLLTRIMGADMAAIPEGYDRACQLEHPGGRTGHSFGAADRFWMGLRASFPSAEFRIEHQIGREDPQMPPRAALRWSLHGRHDGWGAFGPPTGAEVYILGLSHAEFGSLGAAAPRLRREHVIYDETAIWKQILLATG, from the coding sequence ATGCAAGGGTTTGACCCGAAATTCCGGGATTTTCCCGACTACATCATCGGCATCACCAAGGAGATCTGGGAAGATCGCGGCATCGCGACCCTCCATCACTATTACGCGCCGGATATCGTCGTGCGGTCCCCGGCCTCGGTCGTTATCGGCAACCAGGGCGTGATCGCGGCCACCATGGCGACACTGGCGGAGTTTCCCGACCGCACCCTGCTGGGCGAGGATGTGATCTGGTCCGGAACGCCCGAGGAGGGGATGCTCAGCTCCCACCGCCTGTTGAGCACCGCCACCCATCTGGGCGACGGTGTTTACGGGGCGGCCACGGGAAAGCCGCTGGTCTACCGGATCATCGCGGATTGCCACGCGCGCAACAACCAGATTGATGACGAATGGCTGATCCGGGATCAGGGTGCCATCGTGCGCCAGATGGGGTGGGAGCCGAAAGCCTTCGCCGCCGATCAGATCGCGCGCGAAGGTGGTCCCGAGGTCTGTGTCAAACCCCTGACACCCGCGACCGACCGGGTGGGGCCCTACACCGGGCGCGGCAATGACAATGAATGGGGCGCGCGCTATGCCGATCTGCTCACGCGGATCATGGGCGCGGATATGGCCGCCATTCCAGAGGGTTATGACCGGGCCTGCCAGTTGGAGCATCCCGGGGGCCGCACCGGGCATTCCTTCGGCGCGGCGGATCGGTTCTGGATGGGGCTGCGGGCGTCCTTTCCGTCGGCCGAGTTCCGGATCGAGCACCAGATCGGGCGCGAGGACCCCCAGATGCCGCCGCGCGCGGCCCTGCGCTGGTCGCTCCACGGGCGTCACGATGGATGGGGCGCGTTCGGTCCCCCCACCGGGGCGGAGGTCTACATCCTGGGGCTCAGCCATGCGGAGTTCGGCAGCCTTGGTGCCGCCGCACCGCGCTTGCGCCGGGAACACGTGATCTATGACGAGACGGCGATCTGGAAGCAGATCCTGCTCGCGACCGGATGA
- the hisD gene encoding histidinol dehydrogenase yields the protein MAEYLKRGKSETERAEDDARTQATVTGILQDISTRGDAAVRDLSEKFDGYTPQAFRLSPSEIEAAMQKVTTREMGDIRFAQDQIRNFAQVQRASMTDVEVETIPGVILGHKNIPVNSVGCYVPGGKFPMVASAHMSVITAKVAGVKRVVASAPPVKGAPHPAIVAAMHEGGADEILVLGGVQAVGAMALGTESIAPVDMLVGPGNAFVAEAKRQLFGRVGIDLFAGPTETCVIADDTVDGEMVATDLLGQAEHGYNSPAVLITCSRKLAEDTLSEIDRLLAILPTAETARVSWEDYGEVILCTDYDEMLRVADDVASEHVQVMTDRDDWFLDNMTNYGALFLGPRTNVANGDKVIGTNHTLPTKKAGRYTGGLWVGKFLKTHSYQKVLTDEAAKLVGEYGSRLCMLEGFVGHAEQCNVRVRRYGGINVPYGEGAPYRDAAE from the coding sequence ATGGCCGAGTATCTGAAGCGAGGAAAATCCGAAACCGAGCGCGCCGAGGACGACGCGCGCACGCAGGCGACCGTGACGGGCATCCTGCAAGACATCTCGACCCGCGGGGATGCCGCCGTGCGGGATCTGAGCGAGAAGTTCGACGGTTATACGCCACAGGCCTTCCGGCTGTCGCCCTCCGAAATCGAAGCAGCGATGCAGAAGGTCACCACCCGCGAGATGGGCGATATCCGGTTCGCCCAGGATCAAATCCGCAACTTCGCGCAAGTCCAGCGCGCCAGCATGACTGATGTGGAGGTTGAAACCATTCCCGGTGTGATCCTGGGCCACAAGAACATCCCCGTGAACTCCGTGGGGTGTTATGTGCCCGGGGGCAAGTTCCCCATGGTGGCCAGCGCCCATATGTCGGTGATCACCGCCAAGGTGGCTGGGGTGAAGCGCGTGGTCGCCTCCGCACCGCCCGTGAAGGGCGCGCCGCACCCGGCCATCGTGGCGGCCATGCATGAGGGCGGGGCGGACGAGATCCTCGTGCTCGGCGGGGTGCAGGCCGTCGGGGCCATGGCTCTCGGAACCGAGAGCATTGCGCCCGTGGACATGCTCGTGGGGCCGGGCAATGCCTTTGTCGCCGAAGCCAAGCGGCAGCTTTTCGGGCGCGTGGGAATTGATCTGTTTGCCGGGCCGACCGAGACATGCGTGATCGCCGACGACACCGTGGATGGGGAAATGGTGGCGACCGACCTGCTTGGCCAGGCGGAGCATGGCTACAACTCTCCTGCCGTTCTGATCACCTGCTCGCGTAAACTGGCCGAGGATACGCTCTCCGAGATTGACCGCCTTCTGGCCATCCTGCCCACCGCCGAGACTGCGCGTGTCAGCTGGGAAGACTACGGCGAGGTGATCCTTTGTACCGACTATGACGAGATGCTGCGCGTCGCGGACGACGTTGCGTCGGAACATGTGCAGGTCATGACGGACCGGGATGACTGGTTCCTCGATAACATGACCAACTATGGCGCGCTCTTCCTCGGCCCGCGCACCAACGTGGCCAATGGCGACAAGGTGATCGGTACCAACCATACCCTGCCGACGAAGAAGGCCGGGCGGTATACCGGGGGGCTTTGGGTCGGCAAGTTCCTCAAGACCCATAGCTACCAGAAGGTGCTGACCGACGAGGCGGCGAAGCTCGTGGGCGAGTATGGCTCGCGGTTGTGCATGCTGGAAGGCTTCGTCGGTCATGCGGAACAATGCAATGTCAGGGTGCGCCGCTACGGCGGGATCAACGTGCCCTATGGCGAGGGCGCGCCCTACCGTGACGCCGCCGAATAG
- a CDS encoding SDR family NAD(P)-dependent oxidoreductase produces MLPRTPSFRLDGQRALVTGASRGIGLGCAVALAEAGAHVVMAARGQAELDAAATEMRAEGWSVETAVLDIADLDAQAEFFGAQAPFDCLVNSAGLARHSPALDTRPEDFDAVMSVNLRAAYFLATNAARTMPDGGSIVQISSQMGHVGGLDRAVYCASKHGVEGMTKAMAQEFGPRGIRVNSLCPTFIRTPLTEATFADPEKRAWIMGKIKLPRVAEIEDIMGAVVFLCSPASAMVTGTGLLVDGGWTSG; encoded by the coding sequence ATGTTGCCCCGCACCCCTTCGTTTCGGCTGGACGGCCAGCGCGCCCTCGTCACGGGGGCATCGCGGGGCATCGGACTGGGGTGCGCTGTCGCTCTGGCCGAGGCCGGGGCCCATGTGGTGATGGCCGCGCGTGGACAGGCCGAGTTGGACGCCGCTGCCACGGAGATGCGCGCCGAGGGCTGGTCGGTGGAAACCGCCGTACTGGACATCGCGGACCTGGACGCGCAGGCCGAATTCTTCGGCGCACAGGCGCCCTTCGATTGCCTTGTGAATTCGGCAGGGCTGGCGCGCCATTCTCCGGCACTCGATACTCGCCCCGAGGATTTCGATGCGGTGATGTCTGTCAACCTCCGTGCAGCCTATTTCCTCGCCACCAACGCGGCCCGGACCATGCCCGACGGCGGCAGCATCGTGCAGATCAGCAGCCAGATGGGCCATGTGGGCGGGCTGGACCGCGCGGTCTACTGCGCCTCCAAGCACGGCGTCGAAGGCATGACCAAGGCCATGGCGCAGGAATTCGGCCCCCGCGGCATCCGCGTCAACAGTCTGTGTCCGACCTTCATTCGCACACCGCTGACCGAGGCGACCTTTGCCGACCCCGAAAAGCGCGCCTGGATCATGGGCAAGATCAAGCTGCCCCGCGTCGCCGAGATCGAGGACATCATGGGCGCGGTCGTGTTCCTGTGCTCCCCGGCCAGCGCGATGGTGACGGGAACCGGCCTTCTGGTCGATGGCGGCTGGACCAGCGGCTGA